One window of Trinickia caryophylli genomic DNA carries:
- the ybiB gene encoding DNA-binding protein YbiB translates to MTESVAASTAPFPCARFIKEIGRGPNGARALSPEDTRALYGAMLDGRVSDLELGAVLLAYRLKGETAEELAAMLAAAHASFEPVRVAGGGCRPVSIPSYNGARKQANLVPLLALLLAREGVPTLVHGVSTDPGRVTSAEIFAELGIEPAVSHAAIEGELRSRRLAFAPIDTLAPKLARLLGLRRVMGVRNSTHTLVKIMQPFSPAGLRLVNYTHPEYRESLAALFLAHPEAAAGGALLARGTEGEAVADTRRQVQIDWLHDGLSETLAEAERAAADATAVELPESRDAATTAAWIESALSGKTPVPPTLARQVELIARIVRA, encoded by the coding sequence ATGACCGAATCTGTCGCCGCATCCACCGCGCCTTTCCCGTGCGCCCGCTTCATCAAGGAAATCGGACGCGGGCCGAACGGCGCGCGCGCCCTCTCACCCGAGGATACGCGCGCGCTTTATGGCGCGATGCTCGATGGCCGCGTCTCCGATCTCGAACTCGGCGCGGTGCTGCTCGCCTATCGCCTGAAAGGCGAGACAGCCGAAGAACTCGCAGCCATGCTGGCAGCGGCCCATGCTTCGTTCGAGCCCGTGCGCGTCGCGGGCGGCGGGTGCCGCCCGGTTTCTATCCCGAGCTACAACGGCGCGCGCAAGCAGGCCAATCTCGTGCCGCTGCTCGCGTTGCTGCTCGCGCGCGAGGGTGTACCGACACTCGTGCACGGCGTGAGCACCGATCCGGGGCGCGTGACGAGCGCCGAGATCTTCGCCGAGCTCGGCATCGAACCGGCCGTGTCCCACGCAGCCATCGAGGGCGAACTGCGTTCGCGCCGGCTCGCATTCGCCCCGATCGACACGCTCGCGCCGAAACTCGCGCGCCTGCTCGGGTTGCGCCGGGTGATGGGGGTGCGCAATTCGACGCACACGCTCGTGAAAATCATGCAGCCGTTCTCACCGGCCGGGCTGCGCCTCGTCAACTACACGCACCCTGAATACCGCGAGAGCCTTGCCGCGCTCTTCCTCGCGCACCCCGAGGCGGCTGCCGGCGGTGCCCTGCTTGCGCGCGGCACGGAGGGCGAGGCAGTGGCCGACACACGCCGCCAAGTGCAGATCGACTGGCTGCACGACGGCTTGTCCGAGACGCTGGCCGAGGCCGAGCGCGCCGCAGCGGATGCCACCGCGGTCGAGCTTCCCGAATCGCGCGACGCCGCAACGACGGCCGCCTGGATCGAAAGCGCGCTGTCGGGGAAGACGCCCGTACCGCCCACACTTGCGCGGCAAGTCGAGCTGATCGCGCGCATCGTGCGGGCTTGA
- the nagE gene encoding N-acetylglucosamine-specific PTS transporter subunit IIBC, with protein MDANPFLKVQRLGRALMLPIAVLPVAGILLRLGQADVLNIKMIADAGGTIFDNLPLLFAIGVAVGFAKDNNGVAALAGAIGYLIEVAVMKDINDKLNMGVLSGIIAGIVAGLLYNRYKDIKLPDYLAFFGGKRFVPIVTGLVCVVLGIVFGYVWQPVQAAIDATGHWLTTAGAIGVFVYGTLNRLLLVTGLHHIINSLAWFVFGTFTPPGGGAAVTGDLHRFFAGDPTAGGFMTGFFPIMMFGLPAACLAMFHEAPKERRAMVGGLLFSMALTSFLTGVTEPVEFSFMFLAPVLYVIHALLTGLALAICQALGIHLGFTFSAGAIDYVLNYGLSTKGWLAIPIGLVYAVVYYGLFRFFIRKFNMATPGREPAGTEAQVESFAAGGYVAPAAGAAVPRAQRYLAALGGASNLTLVDACTTRLRLSVVDADKVSEPDLKAIGVRGVLKRGAGNVQVVIGPEADLIADEIRAAMAGAGTAGAAQPAQALAGAADGPSGPLDPDPMRWLAVFGGATNVVSLDAIAATRLRVVVRDPASVDRQRLASLDVAWVSADTFHIVCGPAAQRYAKALATRLPPAGPAPQPA; from the coding sequence ATGGATGCGAACCCATTCCTGAAAGTACAGCGCCTGGGACGGGCGCTGATGCTGCCGATTGCCGTGTTGCCGGTCGCAGGCATCCTGCTGCGGCTCGGCCAGGCGGACGTGCTGAACATCAAGATGATCGCCGACGCCGGCGGCACCATCTTCGACAACCTGCCGTTGCTGTTCGCCATCGGCGTGGCGGTGGGCTTCGCGAAGGACAACAACGGCGTGGCTGCGCTGGCCGGCGCGATCGGGTATCTGATCGAAGTGGCCGTGATGAAGGACATCAACGACAAGCTCAACATGGGCGTACTGTCGGGCATTATCGCGGGCATCGTGGCGGGGTTGCTCTACAACCGCTACAAGGACATCAAGCTGCCTGACTATCTCGCGTTCTTCGGCGGCAAGCGATTCGTGCCGATCGTGACCGGGCTCGTATGCGTGGTGCTCGGCATCGTGTTCGGCTACGTCTGGCAGCCGGTCCAGGCCGCGATCGACGCGACGGGCCACTGGCTCACCACGGCCGGCGCGATCGGCGTGTTCGTCTACGGTACGCTCAATCGGCTGCTGCTCGTCACGGGTCTGCACCACATCATCAATTCGCTCGCGTGGTTCGTGTTCGGCACCTTCACCCCGCCGGGCGGCGGCGCGGCCGTCACGGGGGATCTGCACCGCTTCTTCGCGGGCGATCCCACCGCGGGGGGCTTCATGACGGGCTTTTTCCCGATCATGATGTTCGGCCTGCCGGCCGCGTGCCTTGCCATGTTTCACGAGGCGCCGAAGGAGCGCCGCGCGATGGTGGGGGGGCTGCTCTTTTCGATGGCCCTCACGTCGTTTCTGACCGGCGTGACCGAGCCCGTCGAGTTCAGCTTCATGTTCCTCGCGCCGGTGCTCTACGTGATCCATGCGTTGCTTACGGGCTTGGCGCTCGCGATCTGTCAGGCGCTCGGCATTCACCTCGGCTTCACGTTCTCGGCTGGCGCGATCGACTACGTGCTCAACTACGGGCTGTCGACGAAAGGCTGGCTCGCGATCCCGATCGGGCTTGTGTACGCCGTGGTCTACTATGGGCTCTTTCGCTTTTTCATCCGCAAGTTCAACATGGCCACGCCGGGCCGCGAGCCGGCCGGCACCGAAGCGCAGGTCGAGTCTTTTGCGGCCGGCGGCTACGTCGCTCCGGCAGCCGGCGCCGCCGTGCCGCGCGCGCAACGCTACCTCGCCGCGCTCGGTGGTGCCTCGAACCTGACGCTGGTCGATGCCTGCACGACGCGCCTGCGCCTGTCGGTGGTCGACGCTGACAAGGTATCGGAGCCCGATCTGAAGGCGATCGGCGTGCGCGGCGTGCTCAAGCGCGGCGCCGGCAATGTGCAGGTGGTCATCGGCCCGGAGGCGGACCTCATCGCTGACGAGATCCGCGCGGCGATGGCGGGTGCCGGCACGGCCGGCGCGGCCCAGCCGGCGCAGGCTCTGGCCGGGGCCGCCGATGGCCCGAGCGGACCGCTCGACCCGGATCCGATGCGCTGGCTTGCCGTATTCGGCGGTGCGACGAATGTCGTTTCGCTCGATGCGATAGCCGCCACGCGCCTGCGTGTCGTCGTGCGCGATCCGGCTTCCGTGGATCGCCAGCGGCTTGCCTCGCTCGATGTCGCGTGGGTCTCGGCCGATACGTTCCACATCGTGTGCGGCCCGGCCGCCCAGCGTTATGCGAAGGCACTCGCTACGCGCCTGCCGCCTGCCGGCCCGGCGCCGCAGCCAGCCTGA
- the ptsP gene encoding phosphoenolpyruvate--protein phosphotransferase gives MERAEESRLITLDGIVLRAPLTGPVVALADVPDPVFAGGMFGDGIGIDPLDGRLVAPCDGVITHLARTGHAVTMQTAEGAEILLHVGIDTVELDGQGFVAKVAQGAQVKAGDLLIEFDQDFVARKAPSLVSVMAVANSDAFEVIERAGTPGRGIVKAGEPLLVLRARTAAAVGASRAPARAEQTHTAREIVLSQPGGLHARPAARAREAVRGLDARVELRHGGREANVESVVALMALGAGEGATVEVRGEGPDAVQAVDAVVRELLREVHGEFEETPARMSSPPPRQPARAAGAPLDPNTLAGVCAAPGIAVGLLMRWDDADVDPPEAAGGTPAAESRLLDRALAAVDAQLNSTVRDASQRGAVGEAGIFAVHRVLLEDPTLIDTARDLISLGKSAGFAWREAIRAQIAVLANVDDLLLAERAADLRDIEKRVLRELGYVRADTREFPPDAVLAAAEFTPSDLSSIDRARVAGLVMAGGGATSHAAIIARQLGIPALVAVGDALHAIPDGTQVVVDASAGRLEYAPTALDVERARLERQRLAGVREANRRLSQQAAETADGRAIEVAANIATLDDARIAVENGADAVGLLRTELLFIHRATAPSAQEHQESYQPIVDALNGRTAIIRTLDVGADKEVPYLTLPAEANPALGLRGVRLAQLRPDLLDDQLRGLIRVTPHGSVRILLPMVTDANELMRLRAHIDELARAVGRTDPVEVGVMIEVPSAALLADQLARHADFLSIGTNDLTQYTLAMDRCQPDLAAQADGLHPAVLRLIDATTRGAAKHGKWVGVCGALAGDPLAVPLLVGLGVTELSVDPVAVPGIKARVRRLDYQLCRQRAQDALELESAQAVRAASREIWPLE, from the coding sequence ATGGAACGAGCTGAGGAGTCCCGATTGATCACACTGGACGGCATCGTCTTGCGGGCACCGTTGACCGGCCCGGTCGTTGCACTGGCTGACGTGCCGGACCCCGTCTTCGCGGGCGGGATGTTCGGCGACGGAATCGGCATCGATCCGCTCGACGGGCGCCTCGTCGCCCCCTGCGATGGCGTCATCACGCATCTCGCCCGCACCGGCCACGCGGTGACGATGCAAACCGCCGAAGGCGCCGAGATCCTGCTGCATGTCGGCATCGACACGGTCGAACTCGATGGTCAGGGATTCGTCGCGAAAGTGGCGCAGGGTGCGCAGGTCAAGGCGGGCGATCTGCTGATCGAGTTCGATCAGGACTTCGTCGCGCGCAAGGCGCCGAGCCTCGTATCGGTGATGGCGGTCGCGAACTCGGATGCGTTCGAGGTCATCGAACGCGCCGGTACGCCGGGTCGCGGCATCGTCAAGGCCGGCGAGCCGCTGCTGGTGCTGCGCGCCAGGACGGCCGCCGCCGTGGGCGCGTCCCGGGCACCGGCGCGGGCGGAGCAGACGCATACCGCGCGTGAAATCGTGCTGTCGCAGCCGGGCGGCTTACATGCACGGCCGGCCGCGCGTGCGAGAGAGGCGGTGCGCGGGCTCGATGCGCGTGTCGAGTTGCGGCACGGCGGCCGCGAGGCCAACGTCGAAAGCGTCGTTGCGTTGATGGCGCTCGGGGCCGGCGAGGGGGCGACCGTCGAAGTGCGGGGCGAGGGGCCCGACGCCGTTCAGGCCGTCGATGCGGTCGTACGCGAACTCTTGCGCGAGGTGCATGGCGAGTTCGAAGAGACGCCCGCCCGCATGAGTTCGCCGCCGCCGCGTCAGCCGGCCCGCGCGGCCGGCGCGCCGCTCGATCCGAACACGCTCGCCGGCGTGTGCGCCGCGCCCGGCATTGCGGTCGGCCTGCTCATGCGCTGGGACGACGCCGACGTGGACCCGCCGGAGGCTGCCGGCGGTACGCCCGCGGCGGAAAGCCGGCTGCTCGATCGGGCGCTCGCCGCCGTCGACGCGCAGTTGAATTCGACCGTGCGCGATGCTTCGCAGCGCGGCGCAGTGGGCGAAGCGGGCATTTTCGCCGTACATCGCGTGTTGCTCGAGGATCCGACGCTGATCGACACCGCGCGCGATCTGATCAGCCTCGGCAAGAGCGCCGGCTTCGCCTGGCGCGAGGCAATTCGCGCCCAGATCGCCGTGCTCGCGAACGTCGACGACCTCCTGCTCGCCGAGCGCGCGGCGGACCTGCGCGACATCGAAAAGCGCGTGCTGCGGGAACTCGGCTACGTGCGCGCGGATACGCGCGAATTCCCTCCTGACGCGGTGCTCGCGGCGGCGGAATTCACGCCATCCGATCTCTCGTCGATCGACCGGGCGCGCGTGGCGGGGCTCGTGATGGCGGGCGGCGGCGCGACGTCGCATGCCGCGATCATCGCGCGGCAACTCGGCATTCCCGCACTCGTGGCGGTAGGGGACGCGCTGCATGCGATACCGGACGGCACGCAGGTAGTCGTCGATGCGAGCGCGGGGCGGCTCGAATATGCCCCGACGGCGCTCGACGTCGAGCGGGCGCGGCTCGAGCGGCAACGCCTTGCCGGCGTGCGCGAGGCGAACCGACGCCTGTCGCAGCAGGCGGCCGAAACGGCGGATGGGCGGGCGATCGAGGTCGCCGCGAATATCGCCACGCTCGACGACGCGCGCATCGCGGTCGAGAACGGTGCCGATGCGGTGGGTCTGCTGCGCACCGAGCTGCTCTTCATTCATCGCGCGACGGCGCCGAGCGCACAAGAGCACCAGGAAAGCTATCAGCCGATCGTCGACGCGCTGAACGGGCGCACGGCGATCATCCGCACGCTCGACGTCGGTGCGGACAAGGAGGTGCCCTACCTGACGCTGCCGGCCGAAGCGAACCCGGCTCTCGGCCTGCGCGGCGTGCGTCTCGCGCAACTGCGCCCCGATCTGCTCGACGATCAGCTGCGCGGCTTGATCCGCGTGACGCCGCACGGCTCCGTACGGATCCTGTTGCCGATGGTGACCGACGCGAACGAGCTGATGCGCCTGCGTGCGCACATCGACGAACTCGCGCGCGCGGTGGGCCGCACGGATCCGGTCGAGGTGGGCGTGATGATCGAGGTGCCGTCGGCGGCGCTGCTTGCGGACCAGCTCGCACGCCATGCCGATTTCCTGTCGATCGGCACGAACGACCTCACGCAGTACACGCTCGCCATGGACCGCTGCCAGCCCGATCTGGCCGCGCAGGCGGACGGGCTCCACCCCGCCGTGCTGCGCCTGATCGATGCGACCACGCGCGGTGCGGCGAAGCACGGCAAGTGGGTTGGCGTATGCGGTGCGCTGGCGGGCGATCCGCTCGCGGTACCGCTGCTCGTCGGCCTTGGCGTGACCGAGCTTTCGGTCGACCCGGTTGCCGTGCCCGGCATCAAGGCGCGTGTGCGCCGCCTCGATTATCAACTGTGCCGGCAGCGCGCGCAGGATGCGCTGGAGCTCGAATCGGCCCAGGCGGTAAGAGCAGCAAGCCGCGAAATATGGCCGCTCGAGTAG
- the rpoH gene encoding RNA polymerase sigma factor RpoH → MSNAMTLPSSLAPAPAKAASAGALTLAPSSMLPGQLGNIDAYIQAVNRIPMLTAEQERQYATDYRQHNNLDSARQLVMSHLRLVVSIARNYLGYGLPHADLIQEGNIGLMKAVKRFDPEQNVRLVSYAMHWIKAEIHEYILRNWRTVKVATTKAQRKLFFNLRSHKQGLHAFTPEEIEGLAKELNVKREEVTEMETRLSGGDVALESHVEDGEESYAPIAYLADPASEPTAVLAARQRDKLQSDGIAQALEALDARSRRIIEARWLNVADDGSGGSTLHELADEFGVSAERIRQIEASAMKKMRSALVEYA, encoded by the coding sequence GTGAGCAACGCAATGACCCTTCCGAGTTCCCTCGCCCCGGCGCCCGCCAAGGCTGCCTCGGCGGGTGCTCTGACGCTCGCGCCATCGTCGATGCTGCCCGGGCAACTCGGCAATATCGACGCCTACATCCAGGCGGTCAACCGGATCCCGATGCTCACGGCAGAGCAAGAGCGCCAGTACGCCACGGATTACCGCCAGCACAACAACCTCGACTCGGCTCGCCAGCTCGTGATGTCGCATTTGCGGCTCGTCGTGTCGATCGCACGCAACTACCTGGGCTACGGGCTGCCTCACGCCGACCTCATCCAGGAAGGCAACATCGGCTTGATGAAGGCGGTGAAGCGGTTCGATCCCGAGCAAAACGTGCGCCTGGTGTCGTACGCGATGCACTGGATCAAGGCCGAGATCCACGAGTACATCCTGCGCAACTGGCGCACGGTGAAGGTTGCAACGACGAAAGCGCAGCGCAAGCTGTTTTTCAACCTGCGCAGCCACAAGCAGGGCCTGCATGCGTTCACGCCCGAGGAGATCGAGGGCCTCGCCAAAGAGCTCAACGTGAAGCGCGAAGAAGTCACCGAGATGGAAACGCGCCTCTCGGGCGGTGATGTCGCGCTCGAAAGCCACGTCGAAGACGGTGAAGAGTCGTACGCGCCCATCGCCTATCTGGCCGATCCGGCGAGCGAGCCGACTGCCGTGCTGGCCGCGCGCCAGCGCGACAAGCTCCAGTCCGACGGCATCGCGCAGGCGTTGGAAGCGCTCGACGCACGCAGCCGCCGCATCATCGAGGCGCGCTGGCTCAACGTTGCCGACGACGGTTCGGGCGGCTCGACGCTGCACGAACTCGCCGACGAATTCGGCGTTTCGGCCGAACGCATCCGTCAGATCGAAGCGAGTGCGATGAAGAAAATGCGCAGCGCCCTCGTCGAATACGCGTAA
- the leuA gene encoding 2-isopropylmalate synthase — MLRNPADKYRSFQPVRLTTRKWPNRTIDAAPIWMSTDLRDGNQSLIEPMSIEQKLEFFEMLVAIGFKEIEVGFPSASQIDFDFVRRLIDEQRIPDDVTIEVLVQSRADLIARTFEALDGVPRAIVHLYNAICPSFRRIVFNASKDEVKALAVKGTRLIKEEVARRPGTCWTYQYSPETFTMTELAFAREVCDAVAQTWQPTREHKMIVNLPATVEASTPNVFADQIEWMDRNLAYRDSIVLSVHPHNDRGTAVAAAELALLAGAERIEGCLFGNGERTGNVDLVTLALNLYTQGIDPRLDFSDIDAVRRVVERCNAIAVHPRHPYAGDLVFTAFSGSHQDAIRKGFAQQAPDTPWEVPYLPIDPADVGRSYDAVIRVNSQSGKGGATYLLERGLGFAPPRRLQIEFSHAVQQVADASGAEVSGEAICKRFTAEYVDVAGPAARTDSMSVRWHRREIARIDAAGMSASGEAFVEALARTLSNAAPHPIDVASYEATRTATGGWAVFVSCRVGDAPARFGVGVNGDERAAAADALVSAVNRFEWDGGERQVAA; from the coding sequence ATGCTCCGCAACCCTGCCGACAAGTACCGATCGTTTCAGCCCGTCCGTTTGACCACGCGCAAGTGGCCCAACCGCACGATCGACGCCGCCCCGATTTGGATGAGCACCGATCTGCGCGACGGCAATCAGTCGCTGATCGAGCCGATGAGCATCGAGCAGAAGCTGGAGTTCTTCGAAATGCTCGTGGCCATTGGCTTCAAGGAGATCGAAGTCGGCTTTCCGTCGGCGTCGCAAATCGACTTCGACTTCGTACGCAGGCTGATCGACGAGCAGCGGATTCCCGACGACGTCACGATCGAGGTGCTCGTGCAATCGCGCGCGGACCTCATCGCGCGCACCTTCGAGGCGCTCGACGGCGTACCGCGCGCGATCGTGCACCTCTACAACGCGATTTGCCCGTCTTTCAGGCGCATCGTCTTCAATGCGTCGAAGGACGAGGTCAAGGCACTCGCGGTCAAAGGCACGCGGCTCATCAAGGAAGAGGTGGCGCGCCGGCCCGGGACCTGTTGGACGTATCAATACTCGCCCGAAACGTTCACCATGACCGAACTCGCGTTCGCGCGCGAGGTCTGCGATGCCGTGGCCCAGACCTGGCAGCCGACACGCGAGCACAAGATGATCGTCAATCTGCCCGCCACCGTCGAAGCCTCGACGCCGAACGTGTTCGCCGATCAGATCGAGTGGATGGATCGCAACCTCGCCTATCGCGACAGCATTGTTCTCTCGGTCCACCCGCACAACGATCGCGGCACCGCCGTGGCGGCCGCCGAACTCGCACTGCTGGCGGGCGCCGAGCGCATCGAGGGCTGCCTCTTCGGCAACGGCGAGCGCACGGGCAACGTCGACCTCGTCACGCTCGCGTTGAACCTCTACACGCAGGGCATCGATCCGCGGCTCGACTTTTCTGACATCGACGCCGTTCGCCGCGTCGTCGAGCGCTGCAATGCGATTGCCGTGCATCCGCGCCATCCGTATGCGGGCGATCTGGTCTTCACGGCGTTCTCGGGCTCGCATCAGGATGCGATCCGCAAGGGCTTCGCCCAGCAGGCTCCGGACACGCCGTGGGAAGTGCCCTATCTGCCGATCGACCCGGCGGACGTCGGACGCAGCTACGACGCGGTCATCCGCGTGAACAGCCAATCAGGCAAGGGCGGCGCTACTTATCTGCTCGAGCGGGGCCTTGGCTTCGCGCCGCCGCGCCGGCTTCAAATCGAGTTCAGCCATGCCGTTCAGCAGGTTGCCGACGCGTCGGGCGCGGAAGTCAGCGGCGAGGCGATCTGCAAGCGATTCACCGCCGAGTATGTCGACGTAGCCGGCCCCGCCGCGCGCACGGACAGTATGAGCGTGCGCTGGCACCGCCGCGAGATCGCGCGCATCGACGCGGCCGGTATGAGCGCGAGCGGCGAGGCGTTCGTCGAGGCGCTCGCGCGCACACTCTCCAACGCGGCGCCGCACCCGATCGACGTCGCCTCGTACGAGGCGACACGCACCGCAACGGGTGGTTGGGCCGTGTTCGTGAGCTGCCGCGTGGGCGACGCGCCCGCCCGATTCGGCGTGGGCGTGAATGGCGACGAACGCGCCGCGGCCGCCGACGCGCTCGTGAGCGCAGTCAACCGTTTCGAATGGGACGGCGGCGAGCGGCAGGTGGCCGCGTGA
- a CDS encoding nuclear transport factor 2 family protein — MAAKMIEAIRVLERDRFRAMVDGDVPVLNQLLSDHVSFVHTNGKRETKQQFIDAISAGRRRYRQIEVQSQDVLPVGSETCVVTGRALIEMEANSGALLYPIAYTAIQAQEEGRWRLVAWHATRCALE, encoded by the coding sequence ATGGCGGCAAAGATGATCGAAGCGATTCGCGTGCTCGAGCGCGACCGGTTTCGTGCGATGGTCGACGGCGATGTGCCGGTGCTCAACCAGTTGCTGTCCGACCACGTCAGCTTCGTTCACACGAACGGCAAGCGCGAGACGAAGCAGCAGTTCATCGATGCCATTTCCGCGGGCCGCCGTCGCTACCGGCAAATCGAGGTGCAGTCGCAGGACGTGCTGCCCGTGGGCAGCGAGACCTGCGTCGTCACCGGCCGCGCGCTGATCGAGATGGAGGCGAACAGCGGAGCGCTGCTCTATCCGATCGCCTACACCGCGATCCAGGCCCAGGAGGAGGGGCGGTGGCGGCTCGTCGCATGGCACGCCACGCGTTGCGCGCTCGAATGA
- a CDS encoding acyloxyacyl hydrolase — protein MQNKNRNWLLRSTLACAGAAALSAATAAHADTFGVQVAGGISDKHHVDNVDLGFVWDPGINWWEIGGWHFSLVGEAHVAYWHPTQGASRRDVYEIGVSPMVRFIKSSGAIRPYIEAGAGVRGLTHAAISDSFSLGTAFQFTETVGVGAQFGARQQYQAGFRFQHVSNGGIKEPNPGINFSQLYLQYNF, from the coding sequence ATGCAAAACAAGAATCGGAATTGGCTCCTTCGCTCGACGCTTGCGTGCGCGGGTGCTGCAGCGCTATCGGCGGCAACCGCCGCGCACGCCGACACCTTCGGCGTCCAGGTCGCGGGCGGCATATCGGATAAGCACCACGTCGACAACGTCGATCTCGGCTTCGTCTGGGATCCGGGCATCAACTGGTGGGAAATCGGCGGCTGGCATTTCTCGCTCGTCGGCGAAGCGCATGTGGCCTATTGGCATCCGACGCAGGGCGCGTCGCGTCGCGACGTCTACGAGATCGGTGTCTCGCCGATGGTCCGCTTCATCAAGTCGAGCGGCGCGATCCGTCCTTACATCGAGGCAGGCGCCGGCGTGCGCGGCCTCACGCATGCGGCCATCAGCGACAGCTTTTCGCTCGGCACGGCGTTTCAGTTCACCGAGACCGTGGGCGTCGGAGCGCAGTTCGGCGCTCGTCAGCAGTATCAGGCCGGCTTCCGCTTTCAACATGTATCGAATGGCGGTATCAAAGAGCCGAATCCTGGTATAAATTTCAGCCAGCTATATCTGCAATACAACTTCTGA